A single region of the Thermococcus zilligii AN1 genome encodes:
- a CDS encoding TIGR02253 family HAD-type hydrolase gives MIKAVFFDLDDTLIDTTKLAEIARRKAIDGMIRAGMPVDFETAYQELLELINEYGSNFPYHFDYLLRRLDLPYEPKWVAAGVINYHNTKIAHLETVKGARRTLLRLKEMGLKLGVITDGNPIKQWEKILRTEIDDYFDDVLISDFVGVKKPHRKIFEKALNRFGVRPEEAVMVGDRLYSDIYGAKQVGMKTVWFKYGKYASAELEYLEYADFVIQSLEDVVGIIRGIESAEREERSDKEVHAD, from the coding sequence ATGATAAAGGCCGTTTTCTTTGACCTGGATGATACTCTCATCGACACGACAAAGCTGGCTGAGATAGCGAGACGAAAAGCTATCGACGGCATGATACGGGCCGGAATGCCCGTTGACTTCGAGACAGCTTATCAGGAGCTTTTGGAGCTCATAAACGAATACGGGAGCAACTTTCCTTACCACTTTGACTACCTCCTAAGGCGCCTCGACCTCCCGTACGAGCCGAAGTGGGTGGCCGCCGGGGTCATCAACTACCACAACACGAAGATAGCCCACCTCGAGACCGTCAAAGGCGCAAGAAGAACCCTCCTCAGACTCAAGGAAATGGGGCTCAAGCTCGGGGTTATCACAGATGGAAACCCGATAAAACAGTGGGAGAAGATCCTGAGGACGGAGATAGACGACTACTTTGACGACGTCCTCATCTCGGACTTCGTTGGGGTTAAAAAACCCCACAGGAAGATCTTTGAGAAGGCGCTGAACCGGTTTGGTGTGAGGCCCGAGGAGGCCGTGATGGTGGGTGACAGGCTGTACTCAGACATTTACGGCGCAAAGCAGGTCGGGATGAAGACTGTCTGGTTTAAATACGGCAAATATGCCAGTGCGGAGCTGGAATACCTTGAATACGCGGACTTTGTAATCCAGTCGCTCGAGGACGTGGTGGGGATAATCAGGGGGATCGAAAGTGCGGAAAGGGAAGAGCGTTCAGATAAGGAAGTTCATGCTGATTGA
- a CDS encoding ASCH domain-containing protein, giving the protein MLIDGSYKSRILRGDKVTTVRYGDYEAKPGSEVYLVVTPSDTAIARVRITRVEKKKVQELTNEDAKLDGFSDVGELLRELTKIYGELYGDDEVTIIGFEVIKRFDDGIPLKWLKGLNYREPAEIARLYLENQGKLNLNRETDFIMRRIYNEGLARAVRTFGPKKVQDALLKTYHALYASGII; this is encoded by the coding sequence ATGCTGATTGATGGCTCCTACAAGTCGAGGATACTCAGAGGGGACAAGGTGACGACGGTACGCTATGGAGACTACGAGGCGAAGCCGGGTAGCGAGGTCTACTTAGTGGTGACCCCGAGCGACACCGCCATAGCCAGGGTCAGGATAACCCGCGTGGAGAAGAAGAAGGTCCAGGAGCTGACCAATGAGGATGCCAAGCTTGACGGCTTCTCCGACGTCGGGGAGCTTCTCAGGGAGCTCACCAAGATCTACGGGGAGCTCTACGGGGATGACGAGGTCACGATAATAGGCTTCGAGGTCATAAAGCGCTTTGACGACGGGATTCCGCTCAAATGGCTGAAAGGCCTCAACTACCGCGAGCCGGCCGAGATAGCGAGGCTCTACCTCGAGAACCAGGGGAAGCTGAACCTCAACCGCGAGACGGACTTCATAATGCGCCGTATTTACAACGAGGGGCTTGCGAGAGCAGTCAGAACCTTCGGGCCGAAGAAGGTTCAGGACGCTCTGCTCAAAACCTACCACGCGCTTTATGCGAGTGGTATCATTTAG
- a CDS encoding phosphatase PAP2 family protein, which translates to MNREAGYRTLVALTGILALMLSLQITGAFRGVNDSISSVLPEGGSLTGAFTDTASFTLTAVYILLFLLRDLKDGGRLSRFTLELTAGIAVSAVIVALLKVLTGVPRPGEAQVHRGLMESVKNVDYLAFPSGHTTRAAVFAYFLSRRWKALWPLWWGWALGIGLSRLLLHAHWFSDVLFALLLGLWTGLLVELTENRWLPLYNTAVRKLKLGVFGVE; encoded by the coding sequence ATGAATAGGGAAGCTGGCTACAGAACACTGGTGGCTTTAACGGGGATTTTGGCCTTGATGCTCTCCCTTCAAATAACGGGGGCTTTCAGAGGTGTGAACGATTCCATTAGCTCAGTCCTCCCCGAAGGCGGCTCCTTAACAGGCGCCTTCACGGACACGGCGAGCTTCACCCTCACCGCGGTTTACATCCTCCTCTTCCTCCTGCGGGACTTAAAAGATGGGGGGCGGTTGAGCAGGTTCACCCTTGAACTGACCGCGGGTATTGCGGTCTCTGCGGTTATTGTGGCCCTGCTGAAGGTTCTAACCGGTGTCCCCCGTCCAGGGGAGGCCCAGGTTCACCGGGGCCTTATGGAGTCAGTAAAGAACGTTGACTACCTTGCCTTCCCCTCCGGCCATACGACGAGGGCTGCCGTGTTTGCTTATTTTCTGAGCAGGCGCTGGAAGGCGCTCTGGCCGCTCTGGTGGGGCTGGGCACTTGGAATAGGCCTTTCAAGGCTTCTGCTCCACGCCCACTGGTTCAGCGACGTCCTCTTTGCCCTCCTCCTTGGCCTCTGGACGGGTTTGCTCGTTGAACTTACTGAAAACCGGTGGCTACCCCTTTACAATACTGCCGTGAGAAAACTTAAGCTGGGGGTGTTTGGCGTTGAATGA
- a CDS encoding COG2426 family protein translates to MNEFLQVFLLSLVPTFEGRYAIVYGIGRGYSLWGTLLAASLGVLLLSLALPAVLPYIDRLMLWLEGTPLRKIAHLYLYYIERVRKKAHSYVEKWGFWGLLIFVAVPLPGTGVWTGALAAYIFEIKKGRTFPALLLGGLLSMVITLLPSLGIWG, encoded by the coding sequence TTGAATGAGTTCCTCCAGGTCTTCCTGCTCTCACTGGTTCCCACCTTTGAGGGGCGCTACGCGATAGTCTACGGCATAGGCAGGGGGTATTCCCTCTGGGGGACGCTCTTAGCGGCATCCCTCGGCGTTTTGCTCCTCTCGCTTGCCCTCCCTGCAGTTCTGCCCTACATAGACAGGCTCATGCTCTGGCTTGAGGGGACACCCCTGAGGAAAATAGCTCACCTTTACCTTTATTACATCGAGCGCGTCAGGAAAAAGGCCCACTCCTACGTCGAGAAGTGGGGCTTCTGGGGGCTCCTCATCTTCGTCGCAGTCCCCCTGCCCGGGACTGGGGTCTGGACCGGGGCACTGGCTGCTTACATCTTTGAAATAAAGAAGGGGCGGACGTTCCCGGCTCTACTCCTCGGGGGACTGCTAAGCATGGTGATAACGCTCCTTCCGAGCCTCGGCATCTGGGGGTGA
- a CDS encoding molybdopterin-dependent oxidoreductase, whose product MRDCYDTCSIISEFKDGQLTVKGNPEHPITAGFLCPKGALLPGWFHSRDRLEKPLIRTGERGSGQFREASWEEAIELVASRLRETIGEHGSESVLVYQYAGDRGVVNYAFPLRLFHYLNTAMLDYDICDRAGQEALKDVYGTAVGMDPEELRKQRLLVYWGINPFWTNLHGFMLAKRNNLEIWTVDVVRTETAKRSDRFFQIRPDTDVLFALGVAKVLIVENLYDRAFVRENVYGFEEFKNYVKTLSLDYVSRETGLGVEEIEEFARGYAEKRGVIHIGYGFQRSLAGGDAVRAIAVLPALVGHRFGFIYDMKTIDKSYAEGAFLRSGPVKRIPQVKLAEYIEKGEIRFLYVYNSNPLASLPNQNRLRRALKESDVFVVTHDIFLTDTALYSDVVLPANTFFERLDVADSYYHRYVALNEPVAGLCGKSNSEVTRLLAKALGIENPYLYESDEEVVRKILELNDLSWDELKEKGFVRVPEKPRKWETPSGKIELLSRRAVERGLSPFPEYRKFGGRYPLKLLTPTYRMTITSQYHNTYRVIDPNLYINPADAGERGIQEGDTVEVFNDYGSIKTVARLSDDVPKGAVLLYKAFWVSLLGWNANFLTTDETVDGYGRGSAYHSTWVEVRRA is encoded by the coding sequence ATGCGCGATTGTTACGACACCTGCTCCATTATAAGCGAGTTCAAAGATGGCCAGCTTACGGTTAAAGGCAACCCTGAGCATCCCATCACAGCGGGCTTCCTCTGTCCAAAGGGGGCTCTTTTGCCGGGGTGGTTCCACTCCAGAGACAGGCTCGAAAAACCGCTCATCAGAACGGGGGAAAGGGGCAGTGGGCAGTTCAGGGAGGCCAGCTGGGAGGAGGCAATAGAGCTCGTTGCCAGCAGGTTGAGAGAGACCATCGGGGAGCACGGGAGCGAGAGCGTCCTGGTTTACCAGTACGCGGGCGACAGGGGCGTGGTGAACTACGCTTTTCCGCTCAGGCTCTTCCATTACCTCAACACTGCCATGCTCGACTACGACATCTGCGACAGGGCCGGACAGGAGGCGTTGAAGGACGTTTACGGGACAGCGGTTGGCATGGATCCCGAGGAGCTCAGAAAACAGCGCCTGCTCGTTTACTGGGGGATAAATCCTTTCTGGACGAACCTCCACGGCTTCATGCTGGCTAAGAGGAACAACCTTGAGATATGGACGGTAGATGTCGTGAGGACAGAGACGGCAAAGAGGAGCGACAGGTTCTTCCAGATAAGGCCTGACACCGATGTCCTCTTCGCGCTGGGCGTTGCGAAGGTTCTAATAGTGGAAAACCTCTACGACAGGGCCTTTGTCCGCGAGAACGTTTACGGCTTTGAGGAATTCAAGAATTATGTAAAAACATTATCGCTCGATTATGTAAGCAGGGAGACCGGTTTGGGCGTTGAAGAGATCGAGGAGTTCGCCAGGGGCTACGCCGAAAAGAGGGGCGTGATCCACATAGGCTACGGCTTCCAGCGTTCCTTAGCCGGGGGAGATGCCGTGAGGGCGATAGCGGTTCTTCCGGCTTTAGTCGGCCACCGCTTCGGCTTCATCTACGACATGAAGACGATAGACAAGAGCTACGCGGAGGGGGCCTTCCTGAGGAGCGGGCCGGTGAAGAGAATTCCTCAGGTGAAGCTGGCCGAATACATCGAGAAGGGAGAAATCAGGTTCCTCTACGTCTACAACTCCAACCCGCTCGCGAGCCTGCCCAACCAGAACAGGCTGAGGAGGGCTCTCAAAGAGAGCGACGTCTTCGTCGTTACGCACGACATCTTTCTTACCGATACGGCGCTCTACTCGGACGTCGTCCTGCCGGCGAACACCTTCTTTGAGAGACTTGACGTGGCCGACAGCTACTATCACCGCTACGTGGCTTTAAACGAGCCCGTGGCAGGGCTCTGCGGAAAGAGCAACAGCGAGGTTACAAGGCTCCTGGCAAAGGCCCTCGGAATAGAGAACCCCTACCTCTACGAGAGCGACGAGGAAGTGGTACGGAAAATCCTCGAACTCAATGACCTAAGCTGGGACGAGCTCAAGGAGAAAGGCTTCGTCAGGGTTCCGGAGAAGCCGAGGAAGTGGGAGACGCCGAGCGGAAAGATAGAGCTCCTCTCCCGGAGGGCCGTGGAAAGGGGCCTGAGCCCGTTCCCGGAGTACAGGAAGTTCGGAGGGAGATACCCGCTCAAGCTTCTCACCCCAACTTACAGGATGACGATAACGAGCCAGTACCACAACACTTACCGCGTGATAGACCCAAACCTTTACATCAACCCGGCGGACGCCGGGGAGAGGGGCATCCAGGAAGGCGACACCGTTGAGGTCTTCAACGACTACGGGAGCATTAAAACGGTCGCAAGGCTCAGCGACGACGTTCCTAAGGGCGCTGTCCTCCTCTACAAGGCCTTCTGGGTTAGCTTACTTGGCTGGAACGCCAACTTCCTGACAACGGACGAGACGGTCGATGGCTACGGCAGGGGCTCGGCTTACCATTCAACCTGGGTTGAGGTAAGGAGGGCCTGA
- a CDS encoding DUF835 domain-containing protein has protein sequence MLELLNLLMRFFTWGFATYRWKKRGEGFMLLLSLALWMDFLAALTQEGILSALGLSPNLASLVPLMSFMAVFEGILLMAVSLSLRDQIKTRWGQFLILACGTAGPTYVLLAVLLGAPPSLITAFPVPFMGASLMLLGYTLIKEEVGLKTVSTLFPVGAFLLGAINLTYPLTIRTPLAGYLYGLGALFRAMMFVGMMRYAFLTVKPPEMPITELPTGAFYSDRGKALDVLLRRMQASGNGVLITRKFLEGFKPRFPVFWMTKVTSGKIEENIVAISPTDIGILLDLVKRHLEKGHSLVVVDCFEYLMMENGFENAFKFLLSLKDTVMKYKGTLVAVIEPAAYSERQMTMLTRELERLDI, from the coding sequence GTGCTGGAACTGCTAAACCTGCTCATGAGGTTTTTCACGTGGGGATTTGCCACTTACCGATGGAAAAAGAGGGGCGAGGGCTTCATGCTCCTACTCAGCCTCGCCCTCTGGATGGATTTCCTGGCGGCCCTTACCCAGGAGGGGATACTCTCCGCCCTTGGCCTGAGCCCCAACCTGGCTTCCCTGGTGCCCCTTATGTCATTCATGGCGGTTTTTGAGGGCATCCTCCTGATGGCAGTATCCCTTTCGCTTCGGGATCAGATCAAGACCCGGTGGGGTCAGTTTTTGATACTCGCCTGCGGCACAGCGGGCCCAACGTACGTCCTTCTCGCGGTGCTCCTCGGGGCCCCTCCTTCCCTCATCACGGCTTTTCCAGTCCCATTCATGGGCGCCTCCCTCATGTTGCTGGGCTACACCCTTATTAAGGAGGAGGTCGGCCTGAAGACGGTATCCACGCTCTTTCCCGTCGGGGCGTTTTTGCTTGGGGCCATCAACCTCACCTACCCTCTAACCATTAGAACCCCTCTGGCGGGCTATCTCTACGGGCTTGGGGCGCTTTTCAGGGCCATGATGTTCGTCGGAATGATGAGGTACGCCTTCCTTACCGTGAAACCACCCGAGATGCCGATAACCGAGCTTCCCACCGGTGCCTTCTACTCGGACAGGGGAAAAGCCCTGGATGTTCTCCTCAGGAGGATGCAGGCCAGCGGGAACGGAGTTCTTATCACCAGGAAGTTCCTGGAGGGCTTTAAACCAAGATTCCCGGTGTTCTGGATGACTAAAGTTACTTCCGGCAAGATAGAGGAGAACATCGTGGCGATCTCCCCGACCGACATAGGCATCCTCTTGGACCTCGTCAAGAGGCACCTCGAAAAGGGGCATTCCCTCGTGGTTGTTGACTGTTTTGAGTACCTGATGATGGAGAACGGCTTTGAGAACGCGTTCAAATTCCTGCTTTCCCTGAAGGACACCGTCATGAAGTACAAAGGAACCCTCGTTGCGGTAATCGAGCCCGCCGCTTACTCCGAGAGGCAGATGACGATGCTGACGAGGGAGCTTGAGAGGCTGGACATCTAA
- a CDS encoding TldD/PmbA family protein, with amino-acid sequence MFDVNELVLKKAKELGFGDVVVLSHEMNRRQVRFANNEITVAKNWHERKVELFVELGKRIAGTTITELSEENIEQTLKTLLSNMRGMSPKEDYYGIAEGPFKYRDIPETFDKAIVELDEPNEYVERAINAALEEGAKRVAGVLYTDHDRIYLTTSNGVEAFDEGTGIEISVRAFIGDLESGHGTNSVRVLKKFDPESAGRKAGEIASLARNPEQGPEGKFDVIFDPLAFANLLSYMSFMTSAYAAEAGFSFLVNKLGQKVASEIVTIKDVGNMPNGYGTRKFDDEGVPTRETAIIENGTLKTFLLNTSLAKKYGAETTANAGLIMPHAWNIVLEPGDYSKEELFGEVKRGIYITNVWYTRFQNYVTGDFSTIPRDGIFLVENGELKPVRNIRVSDNLQHILESVEALTRESHHVHWWEVDTPVSTPYVLVKDVGITRATK; translated from the coding sequence ATGTTTGACGTTAACGAACTCGTCCTGAAGAAGGCCAAAGAGCTCGGCTTCGGCGACGTCGTAGTCCTCTCCCACGAGATGAACAGGAGGCAGGTCCGCTTTGCCAACAACGAGATAACCGTGGCGAAAAACTGGCACGAGAGGAAGGTCGAGCTCTTCGTCGAGCTGGGTAAAAGGATTGCCGGGACGACGATAACCGAGCTGAGCGAGGAGAACATCGAGCAAACTCTCAAGACGCTCCTGAGCAACATGAGGGGAATGTCCCCGAAGGAGGACTACTACGGAATAGCTGAGGGCCCGTTCAAGTACAGGGACATCCCCGAGACCTTTGACAAAGCCATAGTCGAGCTTGACGAGCCGAACGAATACGTGGAGAGGGCAATAAACGCGGCCCTTGAGGAAGGTGCCAAGAGGGTAGCGGGAGTACTCTACACAGACCACGACAGAATTTACCTCACCACGAGCAACGGCGTGGAGGCCTTCGATGAGGGAACAGGGATAGAGATAAGCGTCAGAGCTTTCATCGGCGACCTCGAGAGCGGCCACGGGACGAACTCGGTGAGGGTTTTGAAAAAGTTCGACCCCGAGAGCGCCGGAAGAAAGGCCGGCGAAATAGCAAGCTTGGCGAGGAACCCAGAGCAGGGGCCGGAGGGGAAGTTTGACGTCATCTTCGACCCGTTAGCCTTTGCCAACCTGCTCAGCTACATGAGCTTCATGACGTCAGCCTACGCCGCGGAGGCCGGCTTCAGCTTCCTGGTTAACAAACTCGGCCAGAAGGTCGCCAGTGAGATCGTCACGATCAAGGACGTCGGCAACATGCCCAACGGCTACGGCACAAGAAAGTTCGACGACGAGGGCGTCCCCACGAGGGAAACGGCGATAATCGAGAACGGAACCCTCAAGACGTTCCTCCTCAACACGAGCTTAGCTAAAAAGTACGGGGCTGAGACAACGGCCAACGCTGGCTTAATAATGCCGCACGCCTGGAACATCGTCCTTGAGCCGGGCGACTATTCAAAGGAAGAGCTCTTCGGCGAGGTGAAACGAGGAATCTACATAACCAACGTCTGGTACACGCGCTTCCAGAACTACGTGACAGGGGACTTCTCCACCATCCCGAGGGACGGCATCTTCCTCGTCGAGAACGGCGAGCTCAAGCCGGTTAGGAACATAAGGGTAAGCGACAACCTCCAGCACATCCTGGAGAGCGTAGAGGCCCTTACCAGGGAGAGCCACCACGTCCACTGGTGGGAGGTCGACACGCCGGTCTCAACGCCCTACGTTCTCGTGAAGGACGTTGGGATAACGAGGGCCACGAAGTGA
- a CDS encoding TldD/PmbA family protein has translation MHELVEFAVEKALELGASYAEARFEEKNGTSLTMKNGSPEGLEILADKGIGVRVLVNGGMGFASTNVLTRESVAEAVQKAVKLARAASKVRNEPIRFSDEDFHEVYYEVKMRKDFRDVSPEEKLELLRKIEEEVKATGVNVPMRFLSYSDQVWHKVIANSDGAFIESFIPRVSTTYNLVVFENGQMEQAPFVQRAFSGGLELIEKDEPWKWAAKDVQALKRLIYEGRKPPEGKVDLVISPEVAGIAVHESVGHPYEADRIFGREAAQAGESFVKPEMLGERIGSEVVTVIEDPTIPNSWGFYLYDDEGVKARPRYLIRDGIITEFLTNREYAYRLGQRSNAAARAINYNREPIVRMANTYLAPGDYSLEELIEDIKLGVYMVSFNEWNIDDRRYQQRYIGREAYLIEDGEIKHPVRRPILEITTRALWSSVDAVGREVEFYPGTCGKGEPGQGVPVWMGGAHARLRDIPLRRP, from the coding sequence ATGCATGAACTTGTAGAGTTCGCCGTTGAAAAGGCACTCGAGCTGGGAGCCTCCTACGCCGAGGCGCGCTTTGAGGAGAAGAACGGCACTTCCCTGACAATGAAGAACGGCTCTCCAGAAGGGCTTGAGATTTTAGCCGATAAGGGAATCGGCGTTCGCGTCCTCGTGAACGGCGGGATGGGCTTTGCGAGCACCAACGTCCTCACCAGAGAGAGCGTTGCTGAGGCAGTGCAGAAAGCTGTAAAGCTCGCCAGGGCGGCCTCAAAGGTGAGAAACGAGCCGATAAGGTTCTCCGACGAGGACTTCCACGAGGTTTACTACGAGGTCAAAATGAGGAAGGACTTCCGCGACGTTTCGCCGGAGGAGAAGCTTGAGCTCCTCAGAAAAATCGAGGAGGAGGTAAAGGCCACCGGTGTGAACGTGCCGATGCGCTTCCTGAGCTACTCCGACCAGGTGTGGCACAAGGTAATAGCCAACAGCGACGGAGCCTTCATCGAGAGCTTTATTCCGCGCGTTTCTACAACCTACAACCTCGTCGTCTTTGAAAACGGCCAGATGGAGCAGGCGCCCTTCGTCCAGAGGGCGTTCTCAGGCGGTTTAGAGCTTATCGAGAAGGACGAACCCTGGAAATGGGCGGCTAAAGATGTGCAGGCGCTGAAGAGGCTCATCTACGAGGGCAGGAAGCCGCCCGAGGGAAAGGTCGACTTAGTTATAAGCCCCGAGGTTGCCGGCATAGCCGTCCACGAGAGCGTTGGGCACCCCTACGAGGCTGACAGGATATTCGGAAGGGAAGCCGCCCAAGCTGGGGAGAGCTTCGTCAAGCCGGAAATGCTCGGCGAGAGGATTGGCAGTGAAGTCGTTACCGTCATCGAAGACCCGACGATACCAAACAGCTGGGGATTCTACCTCTACGACGACGAGGGAGTAAAGGCCCGCCCGCGCTACCTCATAAGGGACGGAATCATCACCGAGTTCCTCACCAACAGGGAATACGCCTACAGGCTCGGGCAGAGGTCCAACGCAGCCGCCCGCGCCATCAACTACAACCGCGAGCCCATCGTGAGGATGGCGAACACTTACCTCGCACCCGGCGATTATTCCCTCGAGGAGCTGATCGAGGACATAAAGCTCGGCGTCTACATGGTGAGCTTCAACGAGTGGAACATCGACGACAGGCGTTACCAGCAGAGGTACATAGGCAGGGAAGCTTACCTCATTGAGGATGGAGAGATAAAGCACCCCGTGAGGAGGCCAATCCTCGAGATAACCACGAGGGCACTCTGGAGCAGCGTTGATGCCGTGGGCAGGGAAGTGGAGTTCTATCCGGGAACCTGCGGCAAGGGCGAGCCCGGACAGGGCGTCCCCGTCTGGATGGGTGGGGCGCATGCGAGGCTTCGCGACATACCGCTTAGGAGGCCGTGA
- a CDS encoding 50S ribosomal protein L35ae, translated as MALKAMVLSYAGNHEHQHTHYMILKPLGINDRGSAARLVGRKVVWRTPTGKKMKGKILRTHGNGGEVKAYFNPGLPGQALGDYVEIL; from the coding sequence ATGGCCCTGAAGGCGATGGTTCTTTCCTACGCCGGGAACCATGAGCACCAGCACACCCACTATATGATACTCAAGCCCCTGGGCATTAACGACAGGGGCAGTGCGGCCAGGTTGGTGGGCAGGAAGGTCGTGTGGAGAACCCCCACCGGGAAAAAGATGAAGGGTAAGATTCTGAGAACTCACGGCAACGGGGGCGAGGTTAAGGCGTACTTCAACCCGGGTCTGCCGGGACAGGCCCTGGGTGATTACGTCGAAATTCTTTAA
- a CDS encoding tRNA (guanine(10)-N(2))-dimethyltransferase, translating into MELKEVREGAARFFVPGAERIYDAPVFYNPVMAINRDISVLAVDVLKPSRALDALSATGVRGLRYLLETSVGEVWMNDINEDAFHLMLRNVELNGGKIVSSSSERAVFDVSGKRAVVNRGDANRLMAEKFRYFDFIDLDPFGAPVEFLDTALRAVKRRGFLGVTATDTGVLCGAYRNACMRKYLAVPIRGELCHEAGLRILIGLVARYAAKYDLGVKVLLAYYREHYFRVFLGLESGARKADESLSNIGYLWQDKSGRFWYSREFLPSAPNACGPLWLGALRDEDFMASLLKKSQEAVLASNKTLEFLRLLSDELDVPFHYDTHAIAGRHGLEVRKLAVIMENLKKMGYRATRTHFSPTSIKTDAPFDAVLDALRGLQ; encoded by the coding sequence ATGGAGCTGAAAGAAGTAAGGGAAGGCGCCGCCAGGTTTTTTGTGCCCGGAGCAGAAAGGATATACGATGCCCCCGTTTTCTACAACCCGGTCATGGCGATAAACAGGGATATAAGCGTTTTAGCGGTTGATGTTTTGAAGCCCTCAAGGGCCCTTGACGCCCTTTCTGCAACCGGAGTGAGGGGGCTCAGGTACCTTTTGGAAACCTCCGTCGGTGAAGTGTGGATGAACGACATCAACGAGGATGCCTTTCACCTCATGCTCCGGAACGTTGAGCTAAACGGTGGAAAAATTGTGAGTTCCTCCAGCGAACGGGCTGTTTTTGACGTCTCCGGCAAAAGGGCGGTCGTGAACAGGGGTGATGCAAATCGGCTTATGGCCGAAAAGTTCAGGTATTTTGACTTCATTGACCTTGATCCCTTCGGTGCCCCTGTTGAATTTCTCGACACGGCTCTCAGGGCCGTGAAAAGGAGGGGTTTCCTTGGGGTTACCGCAACTGACACGGGAGTCCTGTGCGGGGCTTACAGGAACGCGTGCATGAGAAAGTATCTGGCCGTCCCGATAAGGGGGGAGCTCTGTCACGAGGCAGGTCTCAGGATACTGATAGGCCTCGTCGCCAGATACGCCGCCAAGTACGATCTCGGCGTTAAGGTACTGCTCGCCTATTACAGGGAGCACTACTTCCGTGTCTTCCTGGGCCTTGAGAGCGGTGCCAGAAAGGCGGATGAGTCCCTTTCCAACATCGGCTATCTCTGGCAGGATAAATCCGGGAGGTTTTGGTATTCGCGGGAATTCCTGCCCTCTGCCCCAAACGCCTGTGGCCCTCTGTGGCTGGGGGCGCTCAGGGATGAGGACTTCATGGCCTCTCTCTTGAAAAAATCCCAGGAGGCGGTACTGGCCAGCAATAAAACGCTTGAGTTCCTCAGGCTGCTTTCGGATGAGCTGGATGTCCCCTTCCACTACGATACCCACGCGATAGCCGGGAGACACGGTTTGGAAGTCAGAAAACTGGCCGTAATAATGGAAAACCTCAAAAAAATGGGCTACAGGGCGACCAGGACTCACTTCTCCCCCACGTCAATAAAAACAGACGCCCCTTTTGATGCCGTTTTGGATGCGTTGCGGGGTTTGCAGTAG